CTTCTCCTTCTTCATCAGGTCtgtaggaggagggagggggggggggttatgcaAATATGATCTCTTCAGGTAATCACTTGCAGAATATAATAACTGTAACAATATGCTTTTCTGTCTCAAATTGGATTCCATTATTACTTAACAATTGTGTTATTGTGAAGAAGAAACTTCAAATCGTTGCTCACCATCAATTTCCCTCTGGAATTCATCAAGAGGTAGAAGAAGAACTTCAACAAATTCTGGAAGTAAAAGAGAAGCCAGAATACGATTTAGTTCAATGTTATTCTAATAGTGGAAGAATAACTGAAAGTGTGATTATAAAGAAAATACGATTTACCTCCATCACCTGGAAACAAGTAaaagagggaggaaagcagagaaATAAGTACACATTTAGGACAACATGTAAAATACATATCAGCTTGacaatacataaaaataaaaaaaatcataacaGATTCATAACATTCCAAGAGCGTGACCCGTAACTTACCCAGTTGCTGTGTGGGGTTGGTGTTTTCAAGGTCATCTCCATTGATGTTAACCATGACGATCTGTGTGGTGCAGTTAGAGAGGCCAGGGTCCAAGCAGGTCACTGCGAGGTCAGgacaagagggagaggaggggggggggggggggctgtgtgttACTGCCCCACTAGTCACCGACATCATACTGCACTCTCACATGCCCAATGGTAAAACTGGCCACTCAGAAGATCACAGGCATATTGAATTTCTCTTTGCTGATGGAACTGGTACATGGACATAATCTGCCCTGTgttttgagagtgtgtgtgtgttcataagaCCTTACCTGGGGTGACTCCTACCACCTCCCCCTTGTAACCAGTCTCCTCCTTCAGCTCTCGCAGAGCAGCAATCTCTGCACTCTCACCCTCGTCAATCAGACCTGAGCAACAGCAAAAACACCCATAGACAGCAAACACGGATATCAGAACACAGCAGGCAAAATACAGCAATGATAGGCCTACATACACTGCGTCTGAACAGAATTTTGAGATGTGACTGTAAACCCATGTCACCTGCAGGGAACTCTAGGGTACAGCACCCTATTGGTGGACGGAACTGCTTCACCATGACAACGCAGTCTTTGTGAAGGGTCCTTTTCAGAAGGGCGATGATTCCCACACCTGGAATAAAACACAGGAATACATTTCTATAATGTCACTGCTTATCCATCAGTATgaaatgtatgtacacacaccATCTGCTGCATTGGCCTGTCTGGTTGTCCTTTTCGTAGTCTCCCAAGTTCTATTGAAAGACAAAAATGAATTGTAAAATGGAGAAGGGAAAAAAAGGTGTTTATCAAAAATCACTTATGGAACTCTGAGCTGTTCCATACCTTGTGTTTCCAACAGGGTCCACATAGGTGGTCTTCTCAAGTTTCAACCATTTCCCAGATGCAATGACCTGAAGAGAATACCGTTGAGTAATGTGATATTCCTAAACTTAGAGACTCTTGTGATAGGCATTTACACCACACAATGTGCATGTTATTGTATAAAATATCTACCTCCTCTTTTACAACGTTAGGTATGGTTGTCGATTTGGGAGGGCTGCTCATCTTTCCAGTACTGTTCTCAGGGAAATGGATGGAAGATTTCGTTTGTCTGCCCAAATCCAGAAATGTTTTTGATTACATGCATGAGTTGATAATTAATAGAGGTATATGCAATGCAGATAGTTATACATAAACTTCATGGCAATTGCCTGCAACAAATACTCCACCTGTgaaaatggttccaatcatttttccaccacTCATTTttccccataggggattttagaatcCCTTAAAATAAGGcctggcatgacgttttgatCAACATGTATCTCTCTcatggacaaggtgacttttgtTAATATATTCGGTTTTATTTACTCTGATTCAAAAATGCTAGTTAACATCAAAGTAGACATCTTGCAAGACTCCAAATCCCTTATATTGATAAACgtcaccttgtctgagagagatttacacagttatcaagACACAAGACACAACCGaccagaaacacagcccttattttaaatgtttctaaAATCCCTTAGGGGAAAAATGAAATGGTAGAacaactattggaaccatttccctgtttgacagctaggttttatgggtattatgactcatactgtggtactctatgatTCGGTTTGGCACCTAGGTAATTGTGTATTGGCCATGACAATGAAAATTGTATATTCTGAATCAGGGGCGGATGGAGAATATTTACACTATTTTTAATAGGTTCATTTTTAATTGTTTCCTTTTTTAAATTCGGATTTCAatttaaaacagttttttttagatTAAGAATATACCATGCTTGGTTAAATAGTTATTGACGAGAGAAGCTAATATCCCACATACAAAACGAACTTTACCTCAATGCTGAACTGAACCATTTAACTACCAGCTCACTAAAATGTCGGGTAAACAACGTTACTTTTGAGAAACCGCACAGAAAACAGGTAGAGCAAGTTGATGTAATTGGATTCAACATtctgtcttgaaaagaacattcACACTATTTTGTAGGCATTAGTTTGAGGCTGTAACTTTGCTAACTAGTTAGCTATACCAAGTAAATGTCTATTACAGCCTGATTAATCAGACTActaaattagctagctaccaAGCTAATTTCTCCGCACCATTGTGAGGGAAGTTTCTGATGAACTTTAAACATCCTTCACCATGGAGAGGAATTTAGTCCGCTAACTCATTCCTATCAAAATCCCACATGCTGTTATGTAAATATTCTTAAAACatatcaatatatatttttttaaagcatagTTACTTCTAAATTGGATACATGTGCAGTACTCACATGAAGATGAAGTGGTTTTCGCCACAAGTCAAGTTAAAGAAGTGAAGACTCCCTGAGGGAAAAAAATTAAAGCCCCCACCATTGATCACGCCTACGTGTGCAACACAAAAATAATCTCCCTCTTCTGAAAAATATTATAATACATTAGAGACGGTCTACAACCATTCCAGATAACCTAACCTGAAATATAATTCAATTAAATATTGGTAATAATTAGAAGCCATTATAATTGTGTTGTTTTGGAAAGGTTGTAAACTACATGGAAACCAATGTCAATCGCCTTTTTCTTATGGGAACTATATGTGGCTGGACTCACTTCCGGTAAATCATTTGCAGTATGAAGAAGGAGCAAGTTGTAAATTGTCAGTTTTCGGTCTGGTATCCGATATTTAAGAAGCATACTATCAAAAGGTGAACTCTTTAACTTGACCAGCACAGTCTCAGATATGTTGTTGATTTCGTCACTCTAAAAAAAACACTGGTTGTGCTATAATTTGGGTAGCTAACGTATAGTTTTCTGTTTAGCTAGCAAGCCAATTTAGccaattttgtgtgtgtgtgtgtgtgtgtgagatatatatatatatatacccgtGTTCGTCTGATATTTTAACACAGCCAAATTACTGTAGCTAATTAGCTAATTGTGAATTCTCACAAACCACACCTGTCCTTTACTGTTAAACATTTTAATCTGTTAGAAGTGCCAGGTGTAAATGCTTGTGTGATGATATTGTCACTGATATTGCATCAGCTCAATCTCTACCTTAGAGACTGTTTGTTTTCTCTTATCTTTGGTCAATACTAGTCTGATAGTGTGTGTTGTGTAGGCCTTATGTTTGGTGTTATCTTTCTTTCAGTTTGATTCTCCCACTGCCTCAGAATGTAATAGATTATTTGCTGGACGATGGAACTCTAGTAGTTTCTGGAGGGTAAGCATAACTTGACTTACCCTTAAAGCACATACATCTAGTGTCCTGTATTCCCATACACTGTCACTTGTGGGCAATTCCACTGTAACATAATTACTCGtagacaattttttttaaattaaaataaaaaaaaacattgatttcaaactTTAACATACCATAAAACGttatgcacaatgactactttgaacaatttacacagtaacaaaaaaaacacactggAAAAAAATTGTGCACACGCAAAGTGATAACATAATTatggtaaaatctccctcagttttatTCTTTTGCCAAACTtgatctgcacagttcttcctgtaaaTTGGTTTTTGTATACGTTTCTGTGGAAATTGttgaaagtagtccttgtgcatggaGTTCTATAGTTTTttaaaactttgaaatcaatgggtttttttggcatacattttaaagtgaaaaatctgactCAGCGTATTCTGTTACTGTAATTCCGTTGGAATAGCCCTTGGAATACTCACTGATAAAATCTCGCCTCATTCCAGGGACAACAACAATCAACAAAACCAGACCAACAACAGTGACTCAGAGGAGGAAGACGTTCAGGTAATTTTGCTCCAGACATAGAGGTGCACTCCATTTCGCTCTCTAGTAAAGTTGAGACTGAAAAGGCAGACTTTATGCTCAATTACTGATCGATTATATTTTCTTCTCTCAACAAAATGAGTGGTCAGATGATGAGACAACCACCACTGTAACAGTAAGTAATGTAGATAATGTTAAATATGATCAATCCATCGGCATTTAAGTTTTGTCAAGTTTGTAATATGATATGCATACAATGAATAGGTGGAGATTTGTTGTGATGCTTTGTGTTCCAGGCTCCAGAGTTCCCAGAATTCAACTCTAAAGTGCTGGAGGCCATCAACACCCTAGGTGGGTGTGTCTTTCCCAAACTGAACTGGAGTGCACCGCGGGTGAGAATCACAACCCTCAACACACCATCAATATAAGGTTAAAATACTGTCCATAGTGTGTTTGTCTGAGTGGTGATTTTGAgtgaataaatgtgtgtgtgtttccttctcTCCTGCAGGATGCTAACTGGATTGCTCTGAACAGCTCCCTGCAGTGTCAGAGTCTGAGCGATATCTTCCTGCTCTTCAAGAGCTCTGACTTCATCACCCACGACCTCACACAGCCGTAAGAATCTCCTCCACGCACTCACATTCTCACTAGGGCTGTTGcgatgaccgtattaccgccacaccgacagtcatgagtcatgactgcagtcaaattccacgtgaccgtgaGTCACGGTATCTCCtattatgcactctggacatacGTTGACAGTACCCAACTCACTTACGACCTTCAGctcgctaatggcctggtactaagcagtctattgtccctccatcaggtcctaatggtctggtgctcagggctctattgttcctccatcaggtcctaatggcttggtactcagggctctattgtccctccattgGCTCCTAGTGGACAGGTACTTAGTGccctattgtccctccatcaggtcctagtGGACAGGTACTTGGTGccctattgtccctccatcaggtcctaatggtctggtactcaggcctctattgttcctccataaggtcctaatggcctggtactcagggctctattgttcctccataaggttctaatggcctggtagtcagggctctattgttcctccataaggtcctaatggcctggtactcagggctctattgttcctctaaccactctgacatgaATGCAAATGCAAtggaaaatcacatcaaacatatcgtgtttttaaaactcacctcactgtgatgatcaatttggcgaaagttcaacaacaggttgaaactgagtgaaaaacatggttgttgtggatgttgtttcaaaacCATTAATTTGAAACACCCATACCCATATTTTAGCCCAAGACcggaaaaaaaactgttttaaaatGATTGTGCCTTtttacaatacatagcctaccgcATATTAAGCCACGGTAAacaattcaaatgtatttgggACATAATTGGTCTAGACTATAAAATTAAACCAATTATAGTTATCCCTTTGAATGTGGACTGGATTATTATGACTACTGAATGGACTCGTTACCTTATGCTACGCTCCAAACATTTAGTAAAGACATGATTAAATTCAGAATaattgtttacatactgttttacccacttcatatgtgtatatactgtattctagttaaGGCTCATCTTACAgtgtattcagagcccttgactttttcaacattttgtcaagttacagccttattctaaaattgattaaataaatacaaatactcatcaatctatacacagtaccccataaggatgaagtgaaaacaggattttagacatttttgcaaatgtattaaaaataaaaacagatatcATATTTACTtaagtcactctgacagagctccagtgttcctctgtggagatgggagaaccctccagaaggacaaccatgtctccagcactccaccaatcaggcctttatggtagctttagacagatggaagccactcctcagtaaaaggcacatgacagcccacttggagtttgccaaagggcatcTAAatgacatgagaaacaagattctctggtctgatgaaaccaaaactgaactctttggcctgaatgccaagcatcacgtctggaggaaacctggcaccatccctatggtgtagcatggtggtggcagcatcatgctgtgggaatgtttttcagagacagggactgggagactagtcaggatcgacggaaagatgaatggagcaaagtacagaaagatccttgataaaaacctgcccccagagtgctcaggatctcaggtctggggcgaaggttcaccttccaacaggacaacgaccctaagcacacatccaagacaacacaggagtggcttttggacaagtctctgaatgtccttgagtggaccagccagaacccaatcgaacatctctggagagacctgaaattagctgtgcagtgacgctccccatccaacctgacagagcttgagaggatctgcagagaagaatgagagaacctctgcaaatacaggtgtgccaagctggtagcgtcatacccaagacgacttgaggctgtaatcgatgccaaaggtgcttcaacaaagtacagagtaagggtctgaatacttataaatGTGCTATTTCCGCGACAAGGTTGAATCATAACGTCAGTGATTTTCAGGTCAGAGCTcgagaaagaggcccgagttcccaacTTGGAATTTCAAGTTGGATAACCATTAAAAACTTATTTTCcccgacttcccagttgtcttgaactcactgacgTGAGATTTCCCAGTACCtattttccagttgttttgagcgcgccagaaatcatgctggattgacagtaTGGCCAATGTATTCATCCTTTTGGTGTCCTTTTTAAGCATGGACAAGACctttaaacccagacttggaccatacaccctctccactgaatagctggctaatgattgctttgcaacgcttgcagttagccactgaatccttccaaaccactcattgttgaatttgcgatttccaacttgttgtgttaTGTTTATGGCTGATgcgcaccgatacgttttatcttctcttcatatgacagtAGATTgtcagtagattgttgacttgattcatgatgatgactgcttgctaGCTAaaattttgaaagtatgatgttgacatgatcagtctaatcatagctacagtagatataacttgatttgatgtaattttatctttggccaatgaccttgagcgtTCTTggatgtaaatctatggcagcacccaagaggCTTGAATTTTTGAGCTATCCCTCTAGATTTtctggtgacgtagtgtcccgatgagtgacagaacactgagcctaTCACGGCGCAACAAGAGAACATTACTaacccctacgctctgtattttcccCTGGCTGCCCCTTCACttcagaaagcactgagctaggctgaaatttgcattttggagctgccttactcaggaaagcaaaaaagagaccatgtttgtatgtggctttattaactccatcattaaaaaaaaacattgtttgcaACCTGATGTGACGCACATTAATGCCAAAATGATATGCAAAacagttaaaaataaaaaaatctatatctctgaatgacgggtcaccactGTTTACTGCATTGTTGGCGCTAGGAACATAGCATTTCACTACATCCGTGATAACAtatgcaaaatatgtgtacgtgaccaataaactttgatttgatgagtGAAAATATGATGATACTGGATGAGAGAACAGCGTGTGCAGTCTGAGGCAAGCTTTTTTCGCTATTTTCTCACATCAATAGCCTAAAGTTGCATCATGGAGcccatatatgttttgatttctaagacattttaaggtttgtgtcattcacaactaaagttgccaaataactctaaatcaaGCATATAGGGCCTGTTTCAAATGTTAACTTTTATTCTCAACATAGACACTTTATATTGCGCCCTTTCTCCGAATTGGTAAAAATgtcctttttattttattcagttAAATTATATtattcttactataaaataatgacacaagacttataagcatatcttgtctgctaaatgaactagcctACGGCCTATGTCATGGTGTATAgctagataacatacagtaggccaactcatattctgttcttctaaaatacattttattcatatcataatgtttctttagacctgcctaaaatatataatgaatttattgtgatggtgtttaTTAAATTCATTTGTTATACTTATTTTATGTAGATCAGCGGCTTGTATgagtggaggcctggagatgctaaacgtgtttatgttcgttaacggtcaattaccgttaTAAAAggaaaagatcccagaaatgttccatgtgcacaaaaagcttatttctctcaaattgtgtgtacaaatgtgtttacttccctgttagtgagcattttattATTTGTCAAgctaattcatccacctgacaggtgtggcatatcaagaagctgattaaacagcatgatcattacacaggtgcaccttgtgctggggacaataaaaggcagctcttaaatgtgcagttttgccacacaacacaatgccacagatgtctcaagttttgagggagtatgAAATTGGCATGCTGCTTGCAGtaatgttcatttatctaccataagctgcctccaatgtcgtattagagaatttggcagtacgtccagtcggcttcacgccagcccaggacctccacatcctatgccatcccaggcccacccatggatGTGCCCCTGCctggtcatgtgaaatccatagattagggcctaatacatcTATTTcaatccttatatgaactgtaactcaacaaaacctttgaaattgttgcgtgttgcatttgtatttttgttcagtatagatgggTTTTCTACCCGCTGTGGGAAAACACTGCAGGCAGTGAGTCAGCCTTTCTGACAGCAGTTGGCTGGGAAGAGGTTTGGTGAAATTGCTTCTTCGTTGATTTACTGCTCCCGTTGGGGCGCTCTGATAATGGGCCCAGTTGGCAGACAGCTCTGGCATGGTGGAGAACTTAATACAGCACTGTTCAGCACTTGATTTGGTACTGAGCTTTCAAGCCCAACGAGGAGCACTTGTgcaagtgtgcatgtgtgtgaagaTTACTACTGTTGTATTTGTGTGAATGCAAGTGTGTGAGTTTTTATTGTGAGTCTAGAACTGAATGGTCACTGTAACAATATCCCTCTACAGATTCCTTCACAGCAGTGACGAGGATTCTCAGAATCCAGCCATAAACTATGAGGTATAAAACATGCACACACCTGCTTACACTCCCttttccacacacacccacacacacattttcttccCACTATTTAATAGTGTTGTGTTATACCCCTGAGTTCAGCTGGTCCTGAGGAAGTGGAGTGAGCTGCTACCTGGTGGGGAGTTCAGGTGTTTCATCAAAGAGAACAAGCTGATTGGTAAGTACTGTAGGAAGAGGTTAGCACACCATTCACCTTTACTCTCACCCTCCCTCAGCCACATTCAGAGAGCCTGTGTTCACGTGCACTGTTCCCAAGACAGTGTGGCAAGCGTTAGGGCTGTTGTGTGGACTGAAGATCTGTtctgagagctgtgtgtgtgttctttaggTATCTCCCAGAGAGACTATACCCAGTACTACCACCACATCTCTAAGCAGGAAGCCCAGATCTGCCACTCCATCCAGGAGTTCTTCAGCCAACACGTCCAGTATCAGTTCCTAGATGAGGACTGTGAGTGGGATTCGGTGTGGTGTGATAATTAGAATATATTGTAATAAGAGTAATGCAGTATGTTTTCTGTTTTACAGTTGTGTTGGATGTCTACAGAGATAGCTGGGTAGGTCTTGTCATTTATAtttccagacattatttcctGCCTCTGTTTAGTTGTAGCCCACGAGTATGTGTATCTTTGATGCTGTGTGTCTTCGACAGGGGAAGGTGTGGCTGATCGATCTCAACCCCTTTGGTGAGGTAACCGATTCACTGCTGTTCACGTGGGAGGAGCTTACCTCTGGGAACAGCCTGTCAGCCAATCAAGAGGAGGGTGACACAGCCCAGCAGGTCAGTGACACAGGTTGTGGCTTTGTTGTACATATGCATGTTTGTTCATGTGTGCAAGTCTTTCTGTGCTTATTATCCCGTTAACACCTGTTTGTGGTACGTCTGTATCTGTAGGAAGGCCCTATGTTAACACCTGTTTGTGGTACGTCTGTATCTGTAGGAAGGCCCTATGTTAACACCAGTTTGTGGTACGTCTGTATCTGTAGGAAGGCCCTATGTTAACACCAGTTTGTGGTACGTCTGTATCTGTAGGAAGGCCCTGTGTTAACAGCAGTTTGTGGTATGTCTGTATCTGTAGGAAGGCCCTGTGTTAACACCAGTTTGTGGTATGTCTGTATCTGTAGGAAGGCCCTGTGTTAACACCAGTTTGTGGTATGTCTGTATCTGTAGGAAGGCCCTGTGTTAACACCAGTTTGTGGTGTCTGTATCTGTAGGAAGGCCCTGTGTTCCGCTACACCACCAGTGATGTGACGGTGCAGCCCAGTCCCTGTCTGAGCTACCGGATCCCTAGGGACTTTGTGGACCTCTCCACCGGCGAGGACGCATACAAGCTCATCGACTTCCTCAAACTGGTGAGAACGCCGGCAGTGGTGGTTCACACAGTTTAAGATCATCTTAAAACAACCCTTTAGCAATCTCCACGACCGTCTTACAATTTCATTTTCCGACATCAGTTTTTATaatctcactctttccctcatTTCGCTGCAGAAGAAACGCCAGCAAGAGGACtctgaggaagaggtggaggaagaggtacGACAGTGACAGCCCCTGAGGAGCAGCGTCTCTGTACGGTGACTGTTCCCTCAGACTGTTAGCCTAGCATAACAGTAACCCTAAAACTGTTAGGTTAGCGGTTAGCACAGAGACTACTAGACGCATGGAGGTTTATCCTTACTAGCTCTTGAATCTTCTGATGGAATCCATACACTTTTGGTCATCACCTTAGACCTATCCAGAATgctgcagatagaaatgtattgaaCAAACCATAATGAGGAGAAAAGTATACCTGCAACACTGTAAAAGTCCCATTAAATCTCATGGTTGTGTGTATTTAAGAGGGGAGTTCAAAGCAGTGCTCCTGTTCTATTGGCTTGGTGTGTCTACTGTAAATATAAATACTGTAACTTGACGTTGTGTAAAGGTAAGGGGGAGTCTGTTACAGGAGTCTGTGTATAGGAATAAAGAATGCTCAACTTTTATAATACAGCGCTGGGGAAGAGGCGTCTCTTAGTTTGTGTGTATAGCAGGTACATCATGGGATTGCAATTTCTGAGGGAGATAACCAAAGGGTCAGAGTTCTTTTACTTAATCCACTGGACTTTCTCTCTTCACACACACCaaatacacatttttccatgtgCTTTCTGATGGTTTCGTTAAACATGTAATAAATTGCTGGTGTGTGCCCATTGTTGTCAGTCTGTTTTTGGGTAGACTAAAATAGAAGGCATACTACTTTCACTGGTAGATTATACAATTTCTCTACAGTGAATGTGGTAAAAAAGTGGAATGGAATTTGGCACCAATGACGAGACTGGCTAGTTGAGAAACAGATTAGTGCATTTTTATTAAGGTCCACTTGGGGGAGCTGTTTACCTATAATGAGAACCATCAGAGATGGTGAGCTGTCCTGGGCTGAGACAGAGGTCTGGGATAACAACGCCACCATTCACGTGAAACGTATTTACATTAGGATGAATGCCTGGATGTTCTGTTTTGTCTTGAATAGTTATCACTAGTGTAGCCTAGTGAGTAAAATGCGATAGCAATGCACTGTTG
This Oncorhynchus clarkii lewisi isolate Uvic-CL-2024 chromosome 21, UVic_Ocla_1.0, whole genome shotgun sequence DNA region includes the following protein-coding sequences:
- the LOC139378632 gene encoding ADP-sugar pyrophosphatase, which encodes MSSPPKSTTIPNVVKEEVIASGKWLKLEKTTYVDPVGNTRTWETTKRTTRQANAADGVGIIALLKRTLHKDCVVMVKQFRPPIGCCTLEFPAGLIDEGESAEIAALRELKEETGYKGEVVGVTPVTCLDPGLSNCTTQIVMVNINGDDLENTNPTQQLGDGEFVEVLLLPLDEFQREIDDLMKKEKIVVDSKVYIYGMGMSQAFFKPNELRVLKQ
- the LOC139378633 gene encoding translation initiation factor eIF2 assembly protein-like, encoding MKKEQVVNCQFSVWYPIFKKHTIKSLILPLPQNVIDYLLDDGTLVVSGGDNNNQQNQTNNSDSEEEDVQWSDDETTTTVTAPEFPEFNSKVLEAINTLGGCVFPKLNWSAPRDANWIALNSSLQCQSLSDIFLLFKSSDFITHDLTQPFLHSSDEDSQNPAINYELVLRKWSELLPGGEFRCFIKENKLIGISQRDYTQYYHHISKQEAQICHSIQEFFSQHVQYQFLDEDFVLDVYRDSWGKVWLIDLNPFGEVTDSLLFTWEELTSGNSLSANQEEGDTAQQEGPVFRYTTSDVTVQPSPCLSYRIPRDFVDLSTGEDAYKLIDFLKLKKRQQEDSEEEVEEEVRQ